The segment ACTGTAGTGATACCTAAGGAGGTGGACATACAGTTGGAATGCCTTTTTCTTAGTACTGCATATTTACTCTGTTGCACAACCTTATTGAAATGTTCCTATTGCATTACAAGTAGAGCCCCTCCTCAATTTCTCCTGTTATCTGATCCCATTGTACTGTCTGTACAGAGGGATGTGAAAGTGTGTGAATGAACCGCTTTGGCAACAATATGAGGATATACATTACTATTTTAGATAAGATAACATGGGCAGATGAATTGGAAAAGAGGAGGTCTCATGAAGAAAACCATTATGCCTAGAGTCGTTTCCATGGCAGTGAAGTCCAAATTCAGGCAATCTGGTGCCGGCGGGCGGGGGTGGGACCCCATACCAGCTGTAACATAACAACAGGCAGGTCTAGTGAGAATATGTTTAGTGCACAAAGTTCAAACTGCAACTGTGGTTCTTAAAAATCTCCTAAAAAGCCAGTGTAACAAATATCAAGACACTTGCTTGATATTTGTGTGTCCTTTTCGTCACACAACACAGACTATTCATCGTAAATAATGACGCATTGGAACTGCAATTTAATTAGAGGCTCTAGACTTAATCAGATATCAGAGTCCAAACAGTAAATGAAGCACCATCCTTTGCTGCGTTAACTCTAATCTCATCTCATAAATGCAGTCAGAGATACTATCACTGTTGACAACAGATTGGCTGTGTTTCTGTCCCACCCTCCCTCTCATCTTCACCCCACCCCCCATCCAAAGCCTTCTTCCCTGTGGCGGTGGGTTTGGGGACATGTAGTGAAAACTGTCACAGCATTGCTGGCCTGATGGTCGGAAACTTGAGCAGCTGTGAAAGCAGAGCCGTCCAGTGAGACAGAAAGGTTAGAGAACCCTGGATGGAGGAGCATTGATGGAGATCAGACCACCACCAATTGTGACAAACATCATCAACATGTGAAACAAACACATCCCGGTTGTATGATTAGAACTGTCCTGACTGCCATGATTAAATCTGATCTTAAAGCTCAGATCTTACTAGTAGATTAAatatagtttataaaatactttCTCCAGATGGATAATGGGAACCAACAAGGTTCAATTTGGTTTATATCCAAATTCATTACAAAAAAATCTCAGTAATGTTTGGACAAGGAGCTTccttgtgtgattgtgtgtgtgtcctattaTGACAGTACTGCAGCACGTGCACCACAGCTGACTCAATAAGAAACATGATAATGTGTGAAAGGCCTAAGAATAAGCTCAATGCATGTCATGTGAACAGACACGCATCTCAATTCATAGGATTCTTGGGATAAATAACTGCTTCTGCTTTacatttaaaggtacaatatgtaacatttctgcatcaaaatgtctaaaaaacgACTATACCTATtgtgttgagttgtgtacttacactataccaaatgtttccaacaattttcaaacccagagaaatctgtaattttatttctGGGCATGGGACGTTTCGTTTAGTCgcctgtcagtggcgtcatataacctttgaccCGTCTAGTTgctctaacttccgtcaaaaCATGTGAACCCAGAAGATACGTtcgagagtaattgtaaatcattcAATGTCACAGAAAGAGTTATACTCAGTAATCCTAATACTGCTTTTTTCTGCCACATGGCATCATTTTGTCATTAATGCAtatgccactttgcaacacagtaatacatcagagaccttatttattgatacatttcaatatcGATCAAGCCAGCTtagttactacaatgtgctggttgacaagtagctgtatgttagctgtatagatagacaaCTAATCTAATGCTTATTTAGCCAGGTAGCACACCGCGTTCTGTCTGCATCACTCTTGCGGCGCTAAGAGACTTCAGTCTGGAtgagagctgacaacagcccgGGACATATAGTTAACGTTAGCCCCCAGCCAGCTAGCAGCCAGCCACTATCATTCCAGCAATCCAAACCCGGCCAGCACTTAACTCTAGCACCGGGTGCTAACGGCGCTAACGGCAGTTGAACCatcgggaaacagaccatatcagacccaggCACGTGAGTCAGAACAGAGGCCATCTGTAATGTTACGTCTCTGTCTACGTCTAACATTACCGATGTTCGTGCCAAAAATCTCCTCCTTGCCGAATTTTttcccccttcgcgtttagctgtctttacagttaaattgacctgacaaaaggtgggttaggTTCCAAAATGATTAGTTAAGAAGACAAAAAAGTGAAGGGGGAGATAATTCCCAGGCAGCTGGGAGATCTTATGCTGCTGCGGCCATCAGACGTACCTGTCCCGTGGATTCTGCCAGCCATCCCCTCCCACACCCATCTCTCAGCTTCATTGATTAATGTTTCGACAAACCCCTttcgccccggtgttgaaaacatccaaaaggtgacattgacatgtgaaatatattgtggTTTTAactgctggctaatgttagcttgcttgcttactagctaactggtcagttAGCAATACGCTACAAATCGAATAAAGTAAAAcataattatgttggggaaactgaaGCTATTATTAGAATAAatgttactaaacgtaacgtgaataaacttgaatgggtaaattTGTCCGTGAACAGATGCATTCTAATCGCCGATGGTTTTTAACAatgaaaactacaactcccataattccacacatcttcacaacgtcatcaaaagtccgtGTTTATCATCCATTGTTTTAATTGAGAGATTGAGTGGCAGAAAATGACATACTGTACGTTTAAATTGCCATGATACACACTTCACATCTGGGGATAGAAAAAACAAGTTCTAAAAGAATAGTTCATAATTtgggaaatatgtttatttgattttttaccaagagttagatgagaaggtcgataccactttcatgtctgtgGGCCAAATATGAAGCTTCAGCCAAGAggctagcttagcataaagactggaagcaaggGGAAACAGACGCAACTTCAGACAGACAACAAGACTTTAGGAAGTTACTGTCGAGCACATGTTCCCGAAAAAAACCCGcaacttgtcatttttacatttcagttATTAAACAAagtattaaatgtattttttaagttttacagTGCATTGCCATTTTCATACTAACAAGGAAGATGTGGCATGTTAATTAATGGTGCTGGTCGGTGGATTATATTTTTTGTTGGGCAAGATTCAGGCTACTTGTTTCACCATTTACAATGtttatgctaaattaagttaccggctgctggctgtagcttcatatttagtggACAGAAAGCAAACActtaccaaaatgttttttttttatataggtCTGTTATGGTTCAAATGGATAGTGTTTCTGTCATCTCAAACATTTTACCATTTTACTTTGGGTTGACAGGAAAATAAGAGAGAAAGACCCAAGTGCTTTACGGctaatacccccccccccccatatcATACTATGggatcatactgtatgtgttctgCTTCATGCTTGAATAGCATACTGTGGTAAGCTGCACTAAATATCAGTGCAAACATAAGAAGTTGTAAACATGGGTCAAAGCTTACTTGTTCTTCTCCTCTGTGTTTGACTGACAAGAGCAGGCTAGAAACCACTTCCCTGAAAGTTTCCCACTTATTCTGTTTTGCTCTTTTCCCTGGTGTCAGGTTGCTAAAGCCCAAAGCGGGGACAAAACATTCTCTCTTTTAGTCTCTGTTTTAGTCTTTAGTCATGTGTCTGTTACTCAAGTGCATTTTGTTCTTTTAGATAAAGATTGCAAAGACATTGCCCAGATGCTTTGCATTGTTTTAGGGAGCCTTTTGTATTTACTTCACATAACAAACAAGTCTTTGCCCTGCAGGACCAACTAATCAGCAGTAAACTCCTCTTTAGCtatcattgtttttttcacaacatCAATCAATCATGTGGGGTTGATAGGTTTTAAGCAAAAATAACACAAAGCAAGTTGTTTTCATAATGGATTTGTTTACTTGGACTTTCCTTTGAGTTGTCCTCTCATTGTCTGTTCTCCTCCCCCGTTGTCAAATCTGATCCTGAAGTTTACAAGCCCCCATTCTGTGACCTTCAGGAACCATGAGTGCAACACCACCCCCATCCTCCAGTCACAAAGATGGAATTTCACAAAGGTCACACAAGTAAGCACAGGGGTGAACAAAAAACATAGTAGGATAACATAAAAACACCTCAATCTGTAGCTCTGGAGAAAATGTACTGTCACAGTTGTACCTTTTGAATTTCTTTGTagcaacaataaaaataaaagttttttctAAGAGAGGGGACTCTTAGCTATGCTAGCATACAGAGTGGAAGCAGAGGGAGACAAGCAGCTGGCTCCATACAAAAtcgaaataataaaataaagctaCCTAATAAAACAACTTTGCAACTGGATGCTTAGCAAAGCAAATCCAAAGTCACTGCATcaggccaagaaatagtcccacACATAACCTACTACCTTTTGTtctgattaaacaaacaaaatataagtGTTAATTCATTAGCTTTAATGCTTTTGGTAGGTGGATGTTTTTCCTTGGGACAGAGTCATGCTGGCTATTTCCACCTGCTAACCTTACTCCTCTCCTACCTGTAGCATTATATTTAACTGATGCTTCCCTTAGCAATAAAGTGAATAAGCATATGAATGTTAACATCTCAATATAATCCACAAACCTGGTTGTGAGTAGTTTCatgtaggaactattttctttctaccaaactttttatttaaagtatcacTGCGCAGAAGGAAGCACACTCACGAATGAGAGGCATGTGGCTCGACATTGCTACATTTTTGGATATTAGTTTATAGTTCACTGATACTGCTAGCTCGGCtgagctagctaacattacagcTCAGCCAAGGAGGATGCCAAATAATGTTTACATCTCGTGCTGCAACAAGGATGAGCCTTTTCATCCATGTGCAATTATACGGTTGGGGGGGTGTAGTTTGGTATAAAGAAAGCAGTTCCAACATGAAACTGCTCAAAACCAGGTCTAGATTGGGTCATGATTTCTGGAAGgagacattgctgttgagtttgtcaaatgtatttttgtttggccctttgagcaccacaagccgAGTTCCATGTACCATTATTtgagagaagacagacatcTCTTCGATCTATATCTgcaacactaggcaactcagaCCAAAACAATCTATATTGTTAAATAGCACTACAGATGAGAGAAAAATATGTACTTTTGATTTTAGGGTGAACTGTTCTTTGAAAAAGGCCCCAAATTAGatctggtaaaaaaaataaaaaataaaaaagcataataCTGTAGTAGCTGTAGGTACAATCTAGTCAAACAGCCTTTTAAAAGACAAGAGGACAAAGAGGCCATGAGTTATATTGGCTGCTTCAATATGGAGGTGAATGAAATAAGCAGATTTGAAGTCTCCTAATGCGCTAAATTGATAATTGGTATCCTGATGATGCATGTTAGGGACGTTATAAGATCAAAGTCCCATCATTCATTTAACTCACTTCCACAGTTCTGATAATTTGCcaaaaacagcaaagaaaagcATAAAAATGGCACTTTCAAGAGGGAGACTACCCATCAACTAGGATCCAGCAGTTTAAGATAATATGTTAACACTTTCCACTACACTGAACACTCTGAGGCTCACTTTTCCTTTGAGGTCAGAAGGATTATCTGATACTTTTCTTTGCTGGCATGTTCTTCTGCAGTGCTTTGGCGCAACAGTTCCTTATACTAAATTTAGACTATGCATTAAAGTTGTCAGTTCTGCACGTCACTGACAGTGCCAAGCTTGTTTGCTCTCTCCTAGATATGATATAAACTGAACAAGTCATTATGGGCAGCATAAGAAGAGGACCAATTTTTCTGCAGGCTGGTAATCACTGACACAAACAGTTATCTCTCTCAACACTGTCTTTGATAtgggaaaatgaaaatgaagtcCCCCTCATCTTTACTGTATCTCACTATCTGTGTCATAAATATGGGAATTCCACCCTTAATAAGTCTTTAAGTCATTTCATTTGTAGTGCTGCCTTTTTGGAATTAaagtgtttcttttattttgtccaCCTTCTATACTTCTTCTACATCAGGTATGCATTAAGAGTATGATGTGGGTCAATGTTCTGGAGGGTACAACTTATGCAACTGGATGCTTAGCAAATTCAACCATAACCACAGCCGGAGAACTTGTGTTCTGTGGAAAATTCCAAGATGTGGTATGTTCTCAATTAAGGCGGTCTACTCCTCCATGAAATTTAAGAACCACCCCTAGAATGACTCTGCACTTTTTCTGTGCAGTTTGCCAGTGGGTTACATGCATATCGATGAAATATTCATTCATGTCCAACTTTCTAGCAaatcatgtttaaaaatatatttgtgttagTTGATGGTCCTTACAGATTGCATGTATCCTACTAACTCACATTCATGCTGAGTTCAGTCAGGTTGaatataaataatgtaatgatgtaaagcaatattttaaatgaatagaCATTTGTTTAAAGCTCAAACTTAAAAAACTTAACATAAGCAAGCATGTATTTGTCTTCTTTCTCCTGAAAGGTATACTTCAccaattagcattaagctttgtatcagtagaaacccagtagtatttttgaatgaccgtgcttccctccctcatgtccccttGAGACGatagatctctgtattgtgtgtctggaaaaaaaccCTCTGATGACATAAAAATCTTCATTTTGTGTCATCGGAGGTATTCTCGGCCAGATGCTATAGACTACAGCCAGCTAGTTCCGCATGGtttcaacccgcccataggAGGTGGAACTGTCACTACCTGATGCGAGTCGAGTttcagccatcttgaagctaagctaacaggttCTCTCTTTTCAGTAGCAACCTTGCAATTATATGaattcaaactaccgcacatgtgtaccacTGGGATACATTGctacagatcggagaatatgcaagaaactttattacagacggaatactcgacacactacgcaagTTTTGCCTGCTACACAGACAAGCACCTCAGCCTGCAGTGACGCTTGATGCCGCTAGCTGGGGAAGGGGACATCGAAAGCGGTGTGCGagaaagcggaaacaggaatcAGGAGTtcgagctaggtggaaagctaatgctagccggccacctgtcccatccatcctgcttgcaaatgtctgctcattagacaacaaactggactacatccaacttcaacgaaactcccaacgcaagttcagagactgctgtgtttttgttttcgtggaaacatggctgaacaacaaTGGACCGGAATCtgctatccagctaccaggcctgctagcCTTCCGAGCTGATGGAGATGCTGCTCTGTCGCCAGGtaaagcccgagacacaccaagccgataattggacagtctggcgaggtcagtgactcgagtctgttcggtgtgttccgtgccgtcatcCGTCCAAGGGGCCATCAGCCttaattttggccgatttgacatgtaatcgacggggcgggcactgccggcagtcagactcaaatgacccttctgattggtagagtgctaacccgaaAACAGGGAAAATCTCAGTTTCattgctttggtgtgttccaagGCACCTTTTTacccaactcggggagactgattagtccaactgccttttctgccgagggtcagCCGTCTGCtcggtgtgtctgggcctttagactcatggaggtgggctgtgttaacacggactggtgcagaaatgcggtgcttgtatccaactactGCTCACCGCTGGTGgggtttgtgactgttaaatacCAACCATTCTACATTTCCACGCAAATTCACGGCTGTGTTTTTACTCGTTGTTTACATCTTACCAAATGCTAATGCTACCaatgcgttagctgaactttacggagctATCAGTGAGCTCCAAAGCACACATCTGGATGGACTATTTATTGTTGCTGGTGATTATAACCACGCAAATCTCAAGGTCTCTTATATTCTAACTTCACCTCACATGAACCTAACTTATAACAATCAGTGCTCTGTTACAAGTCTACTTATGCCCTGTCTTTTGTTGTCTTAAATGCTCTATTTTAAGTAGTAATTGCACTTTATGTATagtctataatgtgtgtgcattaaATGTAGCCTGTCTCGTAtttcgtttttatataatgtcgtttttatataatgtcgtttttatatattttaagtgTGTAacttgtgtgtaagtgtgtaacCACTTGAGCCATGGTGAAATGTTCTTTTGTTTCACTATATGCAGTgaatatggttgaaatgacaataaaaaccCACTTGACTTGACTGCACTCTGTAACCGGTAGGCGTAGCTTGGGAGTCGCCTCATAGGgaagcaaagcaagtgcattctgggagttgaaagtctttcatccacatgagccaaaaataaatttctggcttttctcggtatagaaggcaccaacttctaaaattatttgacatttctactacataaatgaCCCAATTTGAATACATAGAATACATAATCTTTCCAGCGGTGACATATCCCTTTAACTTCTTTGATGATGATCATGAGAGAAAAACACTGTCCTGACTGGGGTagggaaaaaacacaaacacccaGTAAActaacaaaccacaatctttctaATCCCAACAGGGACTTCCTGGGTGATGCTCCTTAAACATGTTGTTAGTACAGCATCAGCATCCGGGTTCATTTTTTGTGCTTGCCCCTAAAGACACTTGCGTAACAGCCACCATGGTTTTGTTGTGACAGCTTCCAGTTGACGAACACAAAGACGCAAGGTCATAAACATTTCCACTCCCTCTGACCAAGCAAAAAGGCACAGttatataacataacataatgttGGCCAACCATTATTTTACTTTATACTGTATTCTAGAGCATATTTTCAATTTCACCAACCCACAAATGTCAATATTTAGCTTTTCATTTTTTGATAATATGCATTATTTGCATGGGATTAGCTAACACAGGGGACATATTCAATATTTCTGAAAGCTTACATTAGAAATTTACCTGTATGTATGTGGTGTTGCTATGTGGGAAACAATGAGTCgacaaacacaaaacatagCTTTGTGAAGGTGATTTAGTAAGTGTCCAATTTCAATCTGCTGCCCTGTCCTAAAATGCAGCAAATGCAGACCGGCACTGTCCATTTAAGTACGACATTAGTCTCACGAGAACTTTTCAATCACCTAACATGCAGCCTGCTCAAGTCCAGTCTGTCATTACAGTGTAAAAGACCACTGTCAAAAGACAAGGATTTTGCCTAATTAGTGATGAACATTCTAAGAGAAATTCAGGAAAGGAACAATATAAGAAAATCAAGATTTCTCTAAACTGATGAAGGCATTGTCTGTTTTTGAGAATACAAGTAGTAGTAAAGATTGAGTATACCACAGTGCATGACCAGTACATTCTCCTCACTGAATGCAACATGATTTTGAATAGTTCCCAAAGGAATACGAGGTCACCTACTGACGAAAAACTGAATTACAACTTATTTATCATCTAAGAACAAGAGCTGCACAGTGCTCTTAAAACCAGTCAGGCTCACACGTAATTAAAGCTATTACTCATTTAGTTTTTTCAGTCACACCCTGGACATATACAACTAATAGCCTTCTTTAAAAATAAGGTAATTACGAGACCCTCTGTTTCCATGAAAAGAGATAGAATAAAGGAGCTGATAGGCCTACATGTGTTTTACTCTCCTTTTTCAAATACGGAATTGATAACATTCTGTTATTCTTAAAATCCACACAATACGATGTATATCCAAAATAAAATAGTCCtctgccgttttttttttttttaatgaagccGGTGATTTACCACAGTCCTATctcataatacatccatgcacaGTCCGTGAGCGTGTGTTCATAAAAATAGCAAGAAAAGAGCGACACGTTGAggactaaataaaaaatgcacacaaacattAAATAGAAATGAATGTTCTTGGCTGTCATCCAAAACGCATCATTAGTTTGATACTGAATTTCATTATCACTGTATATCACTGTAAGCAGTATGACGCGCTAAACACGTTAGGTCATAGGATATTTCTGGCATTTGTTTTAATTGTCTAAATTCATTAACGCACGTGTGACCTTGTAACCTATTTAAATATCAGTGCCCGGCCAACCTGCTAACACGGCAAAGTagcctttttgtgtgtttattttgggAACGTCAGTTTTGTTGTCCTGCCTTTTAAAAGTTGAAGAGTAGTCAGGGATACAAGTATCTCACTAAACGGCTACGTTACTGTAAGTACCCAAACCCAAAAGTTTGAAAACAATAGTATTCAGTCTGAGATTGAGTTCTTGTAGTTCTTGTCTCTTGTAGGCTTACTTACTGACCTTGAAACCTACTCAACATCCTTGCAAACAGACGGTAGCCTATGCTAAGTCAGTGAAaggttagtctcgcattgccagacctccacagcgctgcagagtgAAAGGTAAGCTGAGCCAGATAAGATTTCATTGTTGTTGCTGATTAGCAGGATAGATGCTGACTCagagatggctgctgctgctgccaatCCCCGCCTGTTAACTCCACTGCACATTTCTCATATATACTAGACCCGGGGCTGGTAGTCAATCTCTGTGGCATTTCTGGATCTGACCTGCTCTGAAGGAGACTGCAGGGTGAGTAGTCAtaagtaaaatgttttcaatttgTTAAGTTTGTGAAGTctgagtgtgtttttatttttatagaaaGATAAGAAAAAGCTATAAAGCCCATGTGTAAGTTTAGGAATTCACTTGGCATATGACTACCAGGTACAACTTTATTTGAAAGATATACCCAAGGTCCTGGTGAATACAGCAAGAAAGGAATTGTAATTGTGGCTATTATGAAGAAATTACaactatttgaaaaaaatgatatgaccatcactgacttttttttatttaagttatgATAAAGACCCATTGGGCTTAGATGTGGATGGTAATAGTGCTCtatgtatttcattttcaggTCTTTAAGGCATAGTGTCCGGAATTCCCTGATCACCTTAAAATTCATGCAGATGATTTCCTGCCCCACTACACGTAGCCATGGCTGATGAAATCTCCCCAAGGATGTCTGACAGGGAAGGTGTTGAAAAGATAAGTAATAGGAAACACCAAGAAAGCAATTGTGTCACTCCTTCTCTCCCAGATGGACAGATCTTAATTAACACTCACCATGTGAAAACTGACACTTCATTTGGCGGTATTTGTGGTATGAACCTACTTTCAGAGAGCAGTGACACTGGAATCCTTTATCTGAACCCCCAAACACCAAACTGGTCTCTCGTGGAGAAGTTTGCTGAGCTTTCACCAGGAGAAGGAACAGGATTTAAAGACGACAAAGACCCCAGCAGTCAAAGATTTTTACAATGCACTAAACCTATTGACAATAAACAAAAGCACAATAAAATATATGGATCTAATGAAGTTCTCTTGGAAACTGCACAAAGGAAGGAAAGTAACTGCTCTCTATACCTCAAGAGCCATAACATACAAAGCAATTTCTCAGCCAGACATAGGGCATCTAAACTCAAAGAGGTAAATGTGGAAGAATATTCTCCAGGTGGAGGTGGGAACAAGGCCAAAAAGAAGAATGTAAACAGTCCTGTTAAGAAATTACTTAAAACGTGTGAAGATGACAAGATCTCTCGACTTTTGGTAGCAATGAAAAAACGCGGTGGAGTTGACAAAGAGCACCGTCCCTTCAATTGCACACACTGCAACTGGGCTTTTAAGAAGCTCTCCAACCTACAGAGTCACTTGCAAACACACTCTGGCCTCAAGCCACACGTGTGTGATATTTGTGGCAAGGCTTACTCTCATCAGGGCACACTGCAGCAACACAAACATCTACACACAGGTGACAGACCATATCACTGCCCCTTCTGTGTCAAGACCTATATCTGGTCCTCAGATTACCGCAAGCATATCCGCACACACACTGGTGAAAAGCCCTACGTCTGTGACACTTGTGGCAAGGATTTCATTCGCTCCTCTGACTTGCGAAAGCATGAGCGGAACATGCATACCAATAACAAGCCCTTCCCATGCACGCACTGTGGAAAGACCTTCAATAAACCTTTCTCCCTGAAGCGTCATGAGCGTAAGCATTTGGGAGAAAGGCCATTCTCCTGCCCTGACTGTGGGAAAACCTTTACTCTGGCTAGTCGTATGGCAGAGCACCAAAAGATCCACGCAGGAGTGCGTCCGTACGTCTGCATGGTTTGCTCCAAGTGTTTCACGAAGTCGTCCAACTTGACCGAGCACGAGGCCATTCACACTGGAGCGCGGCCCTATAAGTGTACAGGGTGTGGCGTGGCGTTTGCCATGGCTTCTCGCCTTGTTCGTCACCAGTATGTCCACAATAAAGAGAAGCCCCACAACTGCACAGGATGCAGCAAGAACTTTAGCGACCTAGACACATTGAAGCTTCACCAAGAGCAAACCTGTGCTGGGAGGATCTTTGTCTGTGTGAAGTGTGATAAATCTTTCCAGTGTGCCGCAAAGCTTGCACAGCATATGCTGAACCACATGGGCACCAATGTCTAAATCAGTTTAAAAGTACTATGCACTCCATTTGCAATAGTGTTTAAATTATCAGTTTTAGACAAGGCACATCCTTTCAAAGTCATAGGGCACcagtttatttatgtaaaggtaTGAATGGTATGTGCCGTAAGAGTTTTAAAACTTGTTCAGTCTCATTCCCCATGGTGCTTGGTTTCCATGAGAATGTTGTGGGATAAAAATTGCCACCAGTTGGGGTCAGTTCTGAATGCTGCTGCACTTTTTCTTGAAACAAAAGCAGCTATCACTGCAAAAGTGCTCTAACATGGCCATAAGCCAGTGGTACCTCCTGAGACACATTATTGTGACCACATTAATAGACCAGTTTAATGGTTTAGGGAAGCTAGctaatcagtcagtcagttttttTATGG is part of the Perca flavescens isolate YP-PL-M2 chromosome 9, PFLA_1.0, whole genome shotgun sequence genome and harbors:
- the znf648 gene encoding zinc finger protein 501 gives rise to the protein MADEISPRMSDREGVEKISNRKHQESNCVTPSLPDGQILINTHHVKTDTSFGGICGMNLLSESSDTGILYLNPQTPNWSLVEKFAELSPGEGTGFKDDKDPSSQRFLQCTKPIDNKQKHNKIYGSNEVLLETAQRKESNCSLYLKSHNIQSNFSARHRASKLKEVNVEEYSPGGGGNKAKKKNVNSPVKKLLKTCEDDKISRLLVAMKKRGGVDKEHRPFNCTHCNWAFKKLSNLQSHLQTHSGLKPHVCDICGKAYSHQGTLQQHKHLHTGDRPYHCPFCVKTYIWSSDYRKHIRTHTGEKPYVCDTCGKDFIRSSDLRKHERNMHTNNKPFPCTHCGKTFNKPFSLKRHERKHLGERPFSCPDCGKTFTLASRMAEHQKIHAGVRPYVCMVCSKCFTKSSNLTEHEAIHTGARPYKCTGCGVAFAMASRLVRHQYVHNKEKPHNCTGCSKNFSDLDTLKLHQEQTCAGRIFVCVKCDKSFQCAAKLAQHMLNHMGTNV